The sequence GCGACCGGGGCCTGCCGATCTCCCTGGCGCCTTACGCCTGCCGGGTCTACATGGATCCCGAACTGCGGCCGTGACCGCTACTTCGTGCAGAAACCGGCGAACGAGGCGATGCGCTTGACGATACCCTTGGCGCAGACCGGTTTGAGAGCCGCGTATTCCTCACCCGTCCCTGTTTCCGCACTCTGCAGGTAGTGATTCATGTTCTTGGCCACCGTGCAGGACACGCTCATGTGACCGGCCTCGTTCATGAAGGTCCGCAGGCCTGTGGCGTTGTCCGGCGGCACCTCCGTGTCCAGCTCCCCGTGCAGCAACAGCATGGGCAGTCGGATGCCCTGGAGGTTTGCCCGGGGATCGTAGGCCAGGAAGGATTCCAGCCAGGTCGCGTCGTGCGGACGCGGTACGACCGCGTGCAGTTCGGAGCCCTTGACGGTCACGGCGCCCAGGAAGACCAGTCCCGCCACCGGCGCGCCCTCCGCCTCGGCCAGCTTGGCCACCTCGCCCAGCAGCATGGCGCCCTCGCCGTGTCCGAGCAGGAGCACCTTGGCGGAATCCACCTCTGGGCGCGCGCGCAGCGCCCGAAGGGCGGCGTGGCCGTCCGCGGCGAGTTGCGACATGAGATCGGGGACGCCGCCGTCGAGCGGCCGCCTGTCGTAGCGCAGGGAGGCGACGCCAGCCTCGCCAAGCCCTTCCGCAATGTGGGCGAAGAGGGGGAAACCGGCGTTGGTCGCGTCGCGTCCGGCCCGGGATGGCCCGGCCAGCATCAGTACCGCCGGCGGCGCCGCGGTCTCGCCCTCGGCGGCAGCGGGCAGCACGAGGGTGCCGGCCAGCGACACGTCGCCGGAGACGAAGACGATCTCGGAGCCGGCGGAAGTCGCCGGACCCGACGCGGGGGCGCCGCCCCCCACCGCGAACATGTTCATGCCGCCGGTCTGCACACCGAAGAACGTGCCGTCCGGACGCTGGTACAGCGTGACCTCGATCGGTTCGGGCAGTTCGGCATGGGTGGCCGTCAGCAGGAAGGTCCTGACCGGCACCTCCTCGCCGCGTACGGTGACGCGGGACTTGGTCTGGCCCTGCACCCGCAGGCCGACGGCCTGCGCCCCGTTGGTGGCGTGCAGGTTGACGTCCAGGGTTTTCGGGTCCTCGCCGGCCAACCGGTCGGACAGGGGTCCCAGCGCGGGCACGATCATCTGGGGCACGTACACGGCGCTGGCCTGGATCTTCTCGACCGGGTAGGGATAGTTCTGCCCGTCCACCGCGAAGGTCATGTCCGGCTTGCCGCCGCCCTCCTTGAACTCCGTGCTGGATACGATCTCCCGCTCGGGCGTCTGGATGACTGTTCTCACGCGGATCAAGCGGGTGAGATCGCCCGTCAACTCGAGCTGCCAGCGCAGCTTGGTGGTGCCCTGCAGGACGCCGCTGCCGTGATAGCGGACGTTGCCGTCCTCGATACTGGTCTTCAGCAGCGACATCCAGCCGATGGACGCCCCTTCGGATTCCATGCTGAAGTAGACAGAGTCCTGCGCGGCCTCGCCCTCGGCTGCCGACGAGGCCGGCACCATGACGGCCGAGGCGACGACGAGCAGCGCGGCGAACAGTCTGGAACGGGACATGATTCCCTCCTTAGCAGCGAATCCGGTGGCG is a genomic window of bacterium containing:
- a CDS encoding lysophospholipase; its protein translation is MSRSRLFAALLVVASAVMVPASSAAEGEAAQDSVYFSMESEGASIGWMSLLKTSIEDGNVRYHGSGVLQGTTKLRWQLELTGDLTRLIRVRTVIQTPEREIVSSTEFKEGGGKPDMTFAVDGQNYPYPVEKIQASAVYVPQMIVPALGPLSDRLAGEDPKTLDVNLHATNGAQAVGLRVQGQTKSRVTVRGEEVPVRTFLLTATHAELPEPIEVTLYQRPDGTFFGVQTGGMNMFAVGGGAPASGPATSAGSEIVFVSGDVSLAGTLVLPAAAEGETAAPPAVLMLAGPSRAGRDATNAGFPLFAHIAEGLGEAGVASLRYDRRPLDGGVPDLMSQLAADGHAALRALRARPEVDSAKVLLLGHGEGAMLLGEVAKLAEAEGAPVAGLVFLGAVTVKGSELHAVVPRPHDATWLESFLAYDPRANLQGIRLPMLLLHGELDTEVPPDNATGLRTFMNEAGHMSVSCTVAKNMNHYLQSAETGTGEEYAALKPVCAKGIVKRIASFAGFCTK